One Marinibacterium anthonyi genomic region harbors:
- a CDS encoding polysaccharide pyruvyl transferase CsaB — MTKVVQFGVPFSPNLGDGVISDCLEYGLRVSQPGIELKRVDLSGRQGFGDVIVSNRAQIIRILELLPAPVRRTLVSARLGRILDQVEPEWQKAIADADLAIVGGGQLFSDADLNFCLKIARASALLRDANVPVAIHAVGVARNWSPRGGDLFAKVLATDLRAIGLRDAPSISAWLQQMSGQPGADRAPQPELTRDPGLLAAGCYGAAPWRGGIGIGVTATEILAYHADDPKRAALDEDFFASLAIALSERGHKVSLFCNGAAEDQAVLSRLAEKQDLTRRGVQVIPAPRRPAELARMIGGFDAVIAHRLHACILSYAYLVPVVGLGWDGKVESFFASVGRQEHFVPVADVTTQTVLSHVDHCLAKGIDGERHAQVLREAQGGIDRMLAACTGRPVATTRKLAPAE; from the coding sequence ATGACAAAGGTTGTTCAATTCGGGGTCCCGTTCAGTCCAAATCTTGGGGACGGGGTTATTTCGGACTGCCTCGAATACGGGCTTCGCGTCAGCCAACCGGGGATCGAACTGAAGCGGGTCGATCTGTCCGGGCGCCAGGGGTTCGGCGATGTCATCGTTTCCAACCGCGCACAGATCATCCGGATCCTCGAATTGCTGCCCGCGCCGGTGCGGCGCACGCTGGTCAGCGCACGGCTCGGTCGCATTCTCGATCAGGTCGAACCCGAATGGCAAAAGGCGATTGCCGACGCGGACCTGGCCATCGTCGGGGGCGGGCAGCTGTTTTCCGATGCGGATCTCAACTTTTGCCTGAAGATCGCCAGGGCCAGCGCGTTGCTGAGGGACGCCAATGTGCCGGTAGCCATCCACGCGGTGGGCGTTGCAAGAAACTGGTCGCCTCGGGGTGGGGACCTGTTCGCAAAGGTGCTGGCCACGGACCTGCGGGCCATCGGGCTGCGCGACGCTCCGTCGATTTCGGCATGGTTGCAGCAGATGTCTGGCCAACCCGGCGCCGATCGCGCCCCACAGCCCGAACTGACCCGCGACCCAGGCCTACTTGCCGCCGGCTGCTACGGCGCGGCGCCCTGGCGCGGCGGCATCGGCATTGGGGTCACGGCGACGGAAATCCTGGCCTACCACGCCGACGACCCCAAACGGGCGGCACTCGACGAAGACTTCTTCGCATCCCTGGCCATCGCGTTGTCGGAACGTGGGCACAAGGTCAGCTTGTTCTGCAACGGTGCGGCCGAAGACCAGGCCGTGCTGAGCCGGCTGGCGGAGAAACAGGACCTGACGCGGCGCGGCGTGCAGGTGATACCCGCCCCCAGGCGCCCGGCTGAACTTGCCCGGATGATCGGCGGCTTCGATGCGGTGATCGCGCACCGGCTGCACGCCTGCATCCTGAGCTATGCGTACCTGGTGCCCGTCGTGGGCCTGGGCTGGGACGGCAAGGTCGAAAGCTTCTTTGCCTCTGTCGGCCGGCAGGAGCACTTCGTGCCCGTCGCCGATGTTACGACACAAACGGTTCTGAGCCATGTCGACCATTGCCTGGCCAAGGGGATCGACGGTGAACGCCACGCCCAGGTCTTGCGCGAAGCCCAGGGCGGGATAGACCGCATGCTGGCGGCCTGCACCGGGCGGCCGGTTGCAACCACCCGGAAACTGGCCCCGGCGGAATAA
- a CDS encoding hypothetical protein (C-methyltransferase C-terminal domain), whose protein sequence is MNSIMQPPRTCPSCGSPSIRDVVSLGNQPVLCNQLWPTADAARLAPTIGIDLSFCPDCTLLANRSFQPDAIAYSTGYENALHFSPRFRDFAEDLGRDLIARHGLDGGQVVEIGCGDGYFLDLMKRNGVGSAIGFDPSMKDRPSEFTTSPDVQIVPELFRKGQLESDFDLLVCRHVLEHITEPLTFMKDIRDAVGDRSCVLYFEVPNGEWILKDCSIWDLIYEHVTYWTGPALDTLFRRAGFKPLSIRSAYGGQFLSVEAVPDTGNTDYLPDAVIRQEMAELQDSMRKRAEEKLAFWSGKIADLSRGGRQAALWGAGSKGITFANALLGSGEYLTTLIDLNTRKHGQFIPGAGLPVVAPEDLKDLPVSDVLVSNALYIDEIRRQLADLGVDGTVEAI, encoded by the coding sequence ATGAACAGCATCATGCAGCCCCCCCGCACCTGCCCAAGCTGCGGCAGCCCGTCGATCCGCGATGTCGTCAGCCTGGGCAACCAGCCGGTGCTGTGCAATCAGCTTTGGCCCACCGCCGACGCGGCCCGCCTGGCGCCCACCATCGGGATCGACCTGTCCTTCTGTCCCGATTGCACCCTGCTGGCCAACCGCAGCTTTCAGCCCGACGCCATCGCCTATTCCACCGGCTACGAGAACGCGCTGCATTTCTCGCCCCGGTTCCGCGATTTCGCCGAGGACCTGGGCCGCGACCTGATCGCCCGCCACGGGCTGGACGGTGGACAGGTGGTCGAAATCGGCTGCGGCGACGGGTATTTCCTGGATCTGATGAAGCGAAACGGTGTCGGGTCCGCCATCGGGTTCGATCCGTCGATGAAAGACCGCCCGTCGGAATTCACCACCTCCCCCGACGTTCAGATCGTGCCCGAACTGTTCCGCAAGGGGCAGCTGGAAAGCGATTTCGACCTTCTCGTCTGTCGCCACGTGCTGGAACACATCACCGAACCGCTGACTTTCATGAAGGACATCCGCGATGCGGTCGGTGACCGGTCCTGCGTGCTGTATTTCGAAGTTCCCAACGGCGAATGGATCCTGAAGGATTGCAGCATCTGGGACCTGATCTATGAACATGTCACCTATTGGACCGGCCCCGCGCTGGATACGCTGTTCCGCCGCGCCGGGTTCAAGCCGCTGAGCATCCGCAGCGCCTATGGCGGACAGTTCCTGTCGGTCGAGGCGGTGCCGGACACCGGGAACACCGATTACCTGCCCGACGCCGTCATCCGCCAGGAGATGGCCGAACTGCAAGACAGCATGCGCAAACGGGCCGAGGAAAAGCTGGCATTCTGGAGCGGCAAGATCGCCGATCTTTCCCGTGGCGGCAGACAGGCCGCGTTGTGGGGCGCCGGGTCCAAGGGCATCACCTTTGCCAATGCGTTGCTTGGGTCCGGTGAATACCTGACGACGCTGATCGACCTGAACACCCGCAAGCACGGCCAGTTCATTCCGGGCGCAGGGCTTCCGGTGGTTGCCCCCGAAGACCTGAAGGACCTGCCGGTGTCCGATGTGCTGGTGTCCAACGCGCTTTATATCGACGAAATTCGCCGGCAACTGGCGGATCTGGGCGTCGACGGGACCGTCGAGGCGATCTGA
- a CDS encoding hypothetical protein (C-methyltransferase C-terminal domain), translating into MRQETLPGPRAWQVVPRCDCPACGGTDLTELLHLPSIPVQSCILLDSSHEGATFPRHEMRMTFCEGCGFVFNAAFDERLIDYSSTTEESQHFSGTFNAFAKKLVAEIVETWPLRGRQVVEVGCGKGDFLRELCLAVPCDALGIDPGFITDRLDVPEGASLTFQREYFDPTHVDVVANLVICRHTLEHIGDVRRFMEDIHDMTGGRPNVAIFFETPDVGRVLDEGAFWDIYFEHCSYFTPGSHARLFRSAGFDVTALRLDYGDQYIIQNAHPTTGSPLPPCEAEESLDHLRALAAAFPAKVAERMAYWRDFVQSRHAMGKRVAVWGGGSKCVSFLTSLDLGPEISRVIDINPFKQGRFLPGTGLPVSGPEALQADPPDTVIVMNPVYLDEIGADLARLGLSPELVAV; encoded by the coding sequence ATGAGGCAGGAGACCCTTCCCGGACCCCGGGCCTGGCAGGTCGTGCCCCGCTGCGACTGCCCGGCCTGCGGCGGCACGGATCTGACCGAGCTGCTGCACCTTCCGTCGATCCCCGTGCAAAGCTGCATCCTGCTGGACAGTTCGCACGAGGGCGCGACCTTTCCGCGCCACGAGATGCGGATGACCTTCTGCGAGGGCTGCGGCTTTGTCTTCAACGCGGCCTTCGACGAGCGGCTGATCGACTATTCGTCGACAACCGAGGAATCGCAGCATTTCTCAGGCACGTTCAACGCTTTCGCAAAGAAACTGGTGGCCGAGATCGTCGAAACCTGGCCGCTGCGGGGCCGCCAGGTGGTCGAAGTCGGCTGTGGCAAGGGCGACTTCCTGCGCGAACTCTGCCTGGCCGTGCCCTGTGATGCGCTGGGAATCGACCCGGGCTTCATCACCGACCGGCTGGACGTGCCCGAGGGCGCGTCGCTGACCTTTCAACGGGAATATTTCGATCCCACGCACGTGGACGTGGTGGCCAACCTGGTGATCTGCCGGCACACGCTGGAACATATCGGCGACGTGCGGCGGTTCATGGAGGATATCCACGACATGACGGGCGGCCGCCCCAATGTCGCGATCTTTTTCGAAACCCCGGATGTGGGTCGAGTGCTGGACGAAGGCGCCTTCTGGGACATCTATTTCGAACATTGCTCGTACTTCACGCCGGGATCGCATGCGCGCCTGTTCCGGTCCGCGGGGTTCGACGTCACCGCCCTGCGGCTTGACTATGGCGACCAATACATCATCCAGAACGCCCATCCTACCACCGGATCCCCCCTGCCCCCCTGCGAGGCCGAGGAATCGCTGGACCACCTGCGCGCCCTGGCCGCGGCCTTTCCGGCCAAGGTTGCGGAACGCATGGCCTACTGGCGCGACTTCGTGCAATCCCGCCACGCCATGGGCAAGCGCGTGGCAGTCTGGGGTGGCGGGTCGAAATGCGTCAGCTTCCTGACCTCGCTGGACCTCGGCCCCGAGATTTCCCGCGTGATCGACATCAACCCTTTCAAGCAGGGCCGTTTCCTGCCCGGCACGGGCCTGCCCGTTTCCGGCCCCGAGGCCCTGCAGGCGGATCCGCCAGATACGGTGATCGTGATGAACCCAGTCTACCTTGACGAAATCGGCGCCGACCTCGCGCGGCTTGGCCTCTCGCCCGAACTGGTGGCGGTATGA
- the galE_1 gene encoding UDP-glucose 4-epimerase yields MKVLVTGHRGYIGTVLTPMLVKAGHDVLGIDSDLYERCTFAPGGEMPDVPTVLKDIRAITPADLLGFDAVLHLAALSNDPLGDFRPETTYEINYEGTMNVARAAKAAGVERFVFSSSCSNYGASGPDFIDETGAFNPVTPYGISKVRSEQALAEMADDSFCPTFLRSATAYGVSPRTRFDLVLNNLVAWAVTTGNIHMKSDGTPWRPITHIEDISRAFLATLSTPVDVIRNEAFNVGVTGHNYQIKELAEIVASVVPGCQVTFADDAGPDKRSYRVNCDKIQRVMPHFQPQWDARKGAQSLYEAYKAVDLTLEEFEGPRYQRIGHIKKLISDGIIDETLTHTPKAIAARASTPDAAIDPAFEADAAKVDCIACGHHGLKPILDLGLMPRSDGLLDTSILDRRESLVPLRLGYCPGCTLVQLLETRPAEEMFGDDYLYFSSFSEDLLKHSRENALELIEMRGLGPDSLVAEIASNDGYMLQNFKEKGVPVLGIDPARQPATAAIEKGIDTINDFFGTRLASDLAGQGRKADVIIANNVVAHVADQNDLVAGMATLLADTGIVSVEFPYVRDLIDFIEFDTIYHEHLCYFSVGSAKTLFERHGLYLNDVRRLPIHGGSLRLYFGKENTPSEAVTRILAEEHELGLDRFDYYASFGQRVRAFRDAARKLIGDLKADGKRIAAYGAAAKGTIMLNFLQLNSRAIEYAVDRNIHKQGKYMPGVRVRIDDPERLQSDKPDYVMILPWNFREEIIRQQQDFLAGGGRFIVPIPDMEVVPS; encoded by the coding sequence ATGAAGGTCCTTGTAACCGGCCACCGCGGATACATCGGCACCGTGCTGACGCCCATGCTGGTCAAGGCCGGCCATGACGTCCTGGGCATCGACAGCGATCTTTACGAACGCTGCACCTTTGCACCGGGCGGCGAAATGCCCGACGTGCCCACCGTGCTGAAGGACATCCGCGCCATCACGCCCGCCGATCTGCTGGGCTTTGACGCGGTGCTGCACCTGGCCGCCCTGTCGAACGATCCGCTGGGGGATTTCCGCCCGGAAACCACCTACGAGATCAACTACGAAGGCACGATGAACGTCGCCCGCGCCGCGAAGGCGGCCGGGGTCGAACGGTTCGTCTTCTCGTCGTCGTGTTCCAACTACGGTGCGTCGGGTCCCGATTTCATCGATGAAACCGGCGCCTTCAACCCGGTGACGCCCTACGGCATATCAAAGGTGCGGTCCGAACAGGCGCTGGCCGAAATGGCCGACGACAGCTTCTGCCCGACCTTCCTGCGGTCGGCTACGGCCTATGGCGTCAGCCCCCGCACCCGGTTCGACCTGGTGCTGAACAACCTGGTCGCCTGGGCCGTCACCACCGGCAACATCCACATGAAGTCCGACGGCACGCCCTGGCGGCCCATCACCCATATCGAGGATATCTCGCGCGCCTTCCTGGCCACGCTGTCGACACCGGTCGACGTGATCCGCAACGAGGCGTTCAACGTCGGCGTCACCGGTCACAACTACCAGATCAAGGAACTGGCCGAGATCGTGGCATCGGTCGTGCCCGGGTGCCAGGTGACATTCGCCGACGATGCGGGCCCGGACAAGCGCAGCTACCGGGTGAACTGCGACAAGATCCAGCGCGTGATGCCGCATTTCCAGCCGCAGTGGGACGCACGCAAGGGCGCGCAGTCGCTGTACGAAGCCTACAAGGCGGTGGACCTGACGCTCGAGGAATTCGAGGGGCCGCGGTACCAGCGGATCGGCCATATCAAGAAGCTGATCAGCGACGGCATCATCGACGAGACGCTGACCCATACGCCCAAGGCGATCGCGGCGCGGGCGTCCACCCCCGACGCGGCCATCGATCCGGCGTTCGAGGCCGACGCGGCCAAGGTCGACTGCATCGCCTGCGGCCACCACGGGCTGAAGCCGATCCTGGACCTTGGGCTGATGCCGCGGTCCGACGGTCTGCTGGACACCTCGATCCTGGACCGGCGGGAATCGCTGGTGCCGCTGCGGCTGGGCTACTGCCCGGGCTGCACGCTGGTCCAGCTGCTGGAAACCCGGCCCGCGGAAGAGATGTTCGGCGACGATTACCTCTACTTCTCGTCCTTCTCCGAGGATCTGCTGAAGCACAGCCGCGAGAACGCGCTTGAGCTGATCGAGATGCGGGGCTTGGGGCCTGACAGCCTGGTGGCCGAGATCGCGTCGAACGACGGCTACATGCTGCAGAACTTCAAGGAAAAGGGCGTGCCGGTTCTGGGGATCGACCCGGCCAGGCAACCGGCGACAGCGGCGATCGAGAAGGGGATCGACACGATCAACGACTTCTTCGGCACCCGCCTGGCATCCGACCTGGCCGGTCAGGGGCGCAAGGCCGACGTGATCATCGCCAACAACGTCGTGGCCCACGTGGCCGACCAGAACGACCTGGTGGCGGGCATGGCGACGCTGCTGGCGGACACCGGTATCGTGTCGGTCGAATTCCCCTATGTGCGCGACCTGATCGATTTCATCGAATTCGACACGATCTATCACGAACACCTGTGCTATTTCTCGGTCGGTTCGGCGAAGACGCTGTTCGAACGGCACGGGCTTTATCTGAACGACGTGCGGCGGTTGCCGATCCATGGCGGGTCGCTGCGGCTGTACTTCGGCAAGGAAAACACCCCGTCCGAAGCGGTCACCCGGATCCTGGCGGAAGAACACGAGCTGGGCCTGGACCGGTTCGACTATTACGCCAGCTTCGGCCAGCGGGTCCGCGCCTTCCGCGACGCGGCGCGCAAGCTGATCGGCGATCTGAAGGCGGACGGCAAACGCATCGCCGCCTATGGCGCGGCCGCCAAGGGAACGATCATGCTGAACTTCCTTCAGCTGAATTCCCGCGCGATCGAATACGCGGTGGATCGCAACATCCACAAGCAGGGCAAGTACATGCCCGGCGTGCGCGTGCGCATCGACGACCCCGAAAGGCTGCAGTCGGACAAGCCCGACTACGTGATGATCCTGCCATGGAACTTCCGCGAGGAAATCATCCGCCAGCAGCAGGACTTCCTGGCCGGCGGCGGCCGCTTCATCGTGCCGATCCCGGACATGGAGGTGGTGCCGTCATGA
- the rfbF gene encoding Glucose-1-phosphate cytidylyltransferase translates to MKIAILAGGKGTRLAEETSVRPKPMVEIGNRPILWHIMKIYSHYGFNDFVVALGYKGDHIKRYFMEYGTLSGNLTVDMKGNETLVRHEQEHAPWTVDLIETGDETLTGGRVKRLKPYLGDSTFMLTWGDGVSDIDIDDLLRFHKSHGKLATITAVRPPARYGHMRFDGDRVEAFEEKPQTAEGWINGAFFVLEPEVLDYIDGDDVMFEHAPLENLARDGQLMAYRHDGFWAAMDTLRDKHTLQKIWDTGNRPWAVWEANA, encoded by the coding sequence ATGAAAATTGCAATTCTCGCCGGAGGCAAAGGCACCCGCTTGGCCGAGGAAACGTCGGTACGACCGAAACCCATGGTCGAAATTGGAAACCGTCCAATCCTCTGGCACATCATGAAAATCTACTCCCATTATGGCTTCAACGATTTCGTTGTTGCGCTGGGGTACAAGGGTGACCATATCAAGCGCTATTTCATGGAATACGGCACGCTGTCGGGCAACCTGACGGTCGACATGAAAGGCAATGAAACGCTGGTCCGCCACGAACAGGAACATGCGCCCTGGACGGTCGACCTGATCGAAACCGGCGATGAAACCCTGACCGGCGGCCGGGTGAAGCGGCTGAAGCCCTACCTGGGCGACAGCACCTTCATGCTGACCTGGGGCGACGGCGTGTCGGACATCGACATCGACGACCTGCTGCGGTTTCACAAGTCGCACGGCAAGCTGGCCACGATCACCGCGGTCCGTCCGCCGGCGCGCTACGGCCACATGCGGTTTGACGGCGACCGGGTCGAGGCGTTCGAGGAAAAGCCCCAGACCGCCGAGGGCTGGATCAACGGCGCCTTCTTCGTCCTTGAACCCGAAGTCCTCGACTACATCGACGGCGACGACGTGATGTTCGAACACGCGCCGCTGGAAAACCTCGCCCGCGACGGCCAGTTGATGGCCTATCGCCACGATGGCTTCTGGGCCGCGATGGACACGCTGCGCGACAAGCACACGCTGCAGAAGATCTGGGACACCGGGAACCGTCCCTGGGCAGTCTGGGAAGCGAACGCATGA
- a CDS encoding polysaccharide export protein EpsE — protein MTRTPGISPRRWVGLTALIVAIRLAAGPLATQAQAETYRLVAGDQVSVSIFGEQETWETGIDLDGSLRLPALGRVQAEGMTLDEAEAALKAQIEKTDLFVAPRVSLSILSYAPVLVTGAVRAPGLFDYTPQLTARTTAGLAGGVAPTGIDSTGLSLQSAELANRLQKIETDYLSLLLRKARVEAQLEDLDAIDFDPARDIPFPKVDTRLLNQLLSREQAILTEEKQGMQELQHLRQVELENVEKQIALLQERSKVQDGMIALHQEEIAAAETLESRGLRTRMDMARVERDSANLQAQVLDIEAALSQARTRQADIASTMSQARSVRRVKLLENSAEMRAALEQLGHDRQSTLAKMLILGDSSALAMVGEADTTVQFEIRRRRNGAVESITAGPDDRIMPGDTLQVYITDTPELAARTGAEGALRAELAEAD, from the coding sequence ATGACCCGGACACCAGGCATATCGCCGCGCCGCTGGGTCGGCCTGACCGCATTGATCGTTGCCATCCGGTTGGCCGCAGGGCCATTGGCCACGCAGGCCCAGGCTGAAACCTACCGGCTGGTCGCCGGGGACCAGGTGAGCGTCAGCATCTTCGGTGAACAGGAAACCTGGGAGACCGGCATCGATCTGGACGGGTCTTTGCGCCTGCCGGCGCTTGGCCGCGTTCAGGCCGAGGGCATGACCCTGGACGAAGCCGAAGCGGCCCTGAAGGCGCAGATCGAAAAGACCGACCTTTTTGTTGCGCCCCGGGTGTCACTTTCGATCCTCTCCTACGCTCCGGTCCTCGTCACCGGCGCGGTCCGCGCACCTGGTCTTTTCGACTACACGCCGCAACTGACGGCACGCACCACGGCCGGCCTTGCCGGCGGCGTCGCGCCGACCGGCATCGACAGCACCGGGCTGTCCCTGCAATCGGCGGAACTCGCCAACCGCCTGCAGAAGATCGAAACCGATTACCTGAGCCTCCTGCTGCGCAAGGCGCGAGTCGAGGCTCAGCTGGAAGATCTCGACGCGATCGATTTCGACCCCGCAAGGGACATTCCCTTTCCCAAGGTCGACACCCGGCTTCTGAACCAGCTTCTGTCACGAGAGCAGGCGATCTTGACCGAGGAGAAACAGGGCATGCAGGAGCTTCAGCACCTGCGGCAGGTCGAACTGGAAAACGTCGAGAAACAGATCGCCCTGCTGCAGGAGCGGAGCAAGGTGCAGGACGGCATGATCGCGCTGCACCAGGAAGAGATAGCGGCCGCCGAAACGCTGGAGTCCCGGGGGCTGAGAACACGCATGGATATGGCGCGTGTCGAACGGGATTCGGCCAACCTGCAGGCGCAGGTCCTGGATATCGAAGCCGCGCTGTCGCAGGCGCGCACGCGTCAGGCCGACATTGCCAGTACCATGTCACAGGCCCGCAGTGTCCGGCGCGTGAAACTTCTGGAGAATTCGGCGGAAATGCGCGCCGCCCTGGAACAGCTGGGACACGATCGCCAGTCCACACTCGCCAAGATGCTCATCCTCGGCGACTCCTCGGCGCTCGCCATGGTCGGCGAGGCCGACACGACGGTCCAATTCGAGATCAGGCGCCGGCGGAATGGTGCGGTGGAATCGATCACGGCCGGGCCGGACGACCGGATCATGCCGGGCGACACATTGCAGGTCTATATCACGGACACGCCAGAACTTGCCGCCCGAACCGGGGCCGAAGGCGCGCTGCGCGCCGAACTGGCGGAGGCCGACTGA
- the ptk gene encoding Tyrosine-protein kinase ptk: MLLGGFVAIGVSFVTPRYGATAKVMLNPRETRVVTSQEVVSDLDLSNPVIESEVALMSSSVLLEAAVRRIGPERLTEFNPTQASEPSVWAQRLNRAIAWATTFLSGEPLSEPEIAWSEGDDDKTGTSGEGGETEDVTVNAADTIERRIVGRMRGFLIIKQQGSSYVISISATAENPELVALIVNTVAEEYIASQLEERIQGTRRATAWLETRVGDLRLQVAMAEEAVEVRRAEKLTADGGGLETASQQLAAMSAQLASARADQAAAQSRYDQITALIETKGLAAAADVLSSELVVTFRTTYASLMRDRAELTSRYGPDHPQVIRINAEIARAEEDLVSEVQKIIKGLEKEVEVAGIRERTIASDLLSLEERVSSISRTSTDLRDLEREVNALREVYENMLARLKETRAHEALAQAEAKVIEFALPPGSPSYPRSKLLVSAAAVAGGGLGLGLLLILELSSSTLRTTQQVVKDLGLPVLAALPRRRRRKRRAADVANWLADSSNDGYGERVRQLRTALMFGSGEPPKSIGITSSLVGEGKTETALALAHANALMGKRVILIDCDFRRATLGKVFGWSKGADFVAVLRNKATLAEAIWSDRALSFDVLSVSAPVENVSDILDPDRFQDMIADLEDRYDLVLVDVPALVYAADARLIARSTESLVYLVKWNGTPKSTVRQGLDALGAFGIVPHGIVLTEVKRNRISEFRQSGPGAVRRQARA; encoded by the coding sequence ATGCTGCTTGGCGGGTTTGTCGCAATCGGCGTCAGTTTCGTCACCCCGCGCTATGGTGCCACCGCCAAGGTCATGTTGAACCCGCGCGAAACGCGGGTCGTGACCTCGCAAGAGGTCGTGTCTGACCTCGACCTCAGCAACCCGGTCATCGAAAGCGAGGTCGCCCTCATGAGTTCAAGCGTGCTTCTGGAAGCCGCAGTTCGCCGGATCGGGCCCGAGCGGCTGACGGAATTCAACCCCACCCAGGCCTCCGAGCCGTCGGTCTGGGCGCAGCGGCTGAACCGGGCCATTGCCTGGGCGACGACGTTCCTTTCCGGCGAGCCCCTTTCAGAACCGGAAATCGCCTGGTCCGAGGGGGACGACGACAAGACGGGGACGTCCGGCGAGGGAGGCGAAACGGAAGACGTGACCGTCAATGCCGCCGACACCATCGAACGAAGAATTGTCGGTCGCATGCGCGGGTTTCTCATCATCAAGCAGCAGGGCAGTTCCTACGTGATCTCGATCTCGGCCACAGCCGAAAATCCCGAGCTGGTTGCGCTGATCGTCAACACGGTCGCCGAAGAATACATCGCGAGCCAGCTGGAAGAACGTATCCAGGGCACGCGCCGCGCGACGGCCTGGCTGGAGACCCGGGTCGGGGACCTTCGCCTGCAAGTCGCCATGGCCGAGGAAGCCGTCGAGGTACGGCGGGCCGAGAAGCTGACAGCGGATGGCGGCGGCCTCGAGACCGCGTCACAGCAACTGGCGGCCATGTCCGCACAACTTGCCTCGGCCCGTGCCGATCAGGCGGCCGCGCAGTCGCGCTATGATCAGATCACCGCGCTGATCGAAACAAAGGGACTTGCCGCTGCTGCAGATGTTCTCAGCTCGGAATTGGTGGTCACGTTTCGCACCACCTACGCGTCCCTGATGCGCGACCGGGCCGAGCTGACCTCGCGCTATGGGCCGGATCACCCCCAGGTGATCCGCATCAATGCCGAGATTGCCCGCGCCGAAGAAGACCTGGTGTCGGAAGTGCAGAAGATCATCAAGGGGCTGGAGAAAGAAGTCGAGGTGGCCGGCATCCGCGAACGGACCATCGCCTCGGACCTGCTGTCGCTGGAGGAGCGGGTTTCGTCCATCTCGCGCACCTCTACCGACCTGCGCGATCTTGAGCGCGAGGTGAATGCCCTGCGGGAAGTCTATGAAAACATGCTGGCGCGGCTCAAGGAGACCCGTGCGCACGAAGCGCTGGCGCAGGCAGAGGCCAAGGTGATCGAATTCGCCCTGCCCCCGGGGTCGCCATCGTACCCTCGCTCCAAGCTACTGGTTTCGGCGGCGGCCGTCGCCGGTGGGGGTCTTGGCCTGGGTCTGCTGCTGATCCTCGAACTGAGCTCGAGCACGTTGCGGACCACCCAGCAGGTCGTGAAGGATCTCGGCCTGCCTGTCCTTGCCGCATTGCCAAGGCGGCGGCGGCGCAAACGCCGGGCCGCGGATGTGGCGAACTGGCTGGCTGACAGCTCGAACGACGGGTACGGCGAACGCGTCCGGCAATTGCGTACGGCCCTGATGTTCGGGTCCGGCGAACCGCCCAAAAGCATCGGCATCACCTCGTCGCTGGTTGGCGAAGGCAAGACCGAGACTGCGCTGGCACTTGCCCATGCCAATGCCCTCATGGGCAAGCGGGTGATCCTCATCGACTGCGATTTCCGGCGCGCCACGCTGGGCAAGGTGTTCGGCTGGTCGAAGGGGGCGGATTTCGTTGCCGTGCTCAGGAACAAGGCAACGCTCGCCGAAGCGATCTGGTCCGATCGCGCCCTCAGCTTCGATGTCCTGTCCGTTTCGGCCCCGGTGGAAAATGTTTCGGACATTCTTGATCCGGACCGGTTCCAGGACATGATCGCCGATCTGGAGGACCGCTATGACCTGGTTCTCGTGGATGTGCCCGCGCTGGTATACGCGGCCGATGCCCGGCTGATCGCACGCTCGACCGAATCCCTGGTGTACCTCGTGAAATGGAACGGAACGCCCAAGAGCACGGTCCGCCAGGGGCTGGACGCCCTGGGCGCCTTCGGGATCGTGCCGCACGGCATCGTCCTGACCGAGGTCAAGCGCAACCGCATCAGCGAATTCCGTCAAAGCGGCCCGGGCGCTGTACGTCGGCAGGCCAGAGCATGA